In Malus sylvestris chromosome 15, drMalSylv7.2, whole genome shotgun sequence, a single genomic region encodes these proteins:
- the LOC126604224 gene encoding uncharacterized protein LOC126604224, protein MAVSDAVVRNLTMIYVAVIVAIKGYGVAIGQSFGGAFVLILSTAVVCLILFLTLTWDVSRKPTYAVPGDYNPPVAHESCKGGICWHGVAVRSSASDVRLRLPLQLSCGGFS, encoded by the coding sequence ATGGCGGTTTCCGACGCGGTGGTTAGGAACTTGACGATGATTTACGTGGCAGTCATTGTCGCGATCAAGGGGTACGGGGTGGCGATTGGGCAGAGCTTCGGCGGTGCCTTTGTGTTAATCCTCTCCACAGCCGTGGTGTGCCTTATCCTGTTCCTGACTCTGACGTGGGATGTCTCCCGCAAACCCACATATGCAGTTCCCGGCGACTACAATCCTCCAGTTGCTCATGAGTCGTGCAAGGGTGGTATTTGCTGGCACGGCGTGGCCGTCCGATCCTCGGCTTCTGATGTCCGTTTGAGGCTCCCTCTACAACTCAGTTGTGGTGGCTTTTCGTAA